The DNA region GGTGCCCCTCGAGTTCATCATCCAAAAATCACGGCCTTCGGGGGAAGGTGACGCTTGAAGCGACGCCCTCTGCGTGTCGCCCCCAGGAGGAACCATGAACATTCAAAAGCGCATCTCGATCCTCGCCCTCACCGCTCTGCTCGCCGTGCCTGCCCTGGCGCAAACCCGAACCCAGCCCCCTCCCACGCCGCCCACACGAGTCGTCCAGGGCACGACGCAACTCGCGGGTGACGTCGGCGTGATCGGCAAGACCTTCACCCTGGGCAAGGGCTCGGATGCCATCAACTTCACCCTCACTGGGGCGGAGTTCAGCGCTTCTCGCGTGACGATCGGCGAGGACGTGTATATCCCGAAAGCGGACGAGAAGCTGCTGATCCTGCGCTACACGGTCCATAACCCGCAAAAAGAAGACCTTCGCTACTTTTACAGAACGTTGCAGTTCACGGTGGTGGACGCCAAAGACGTCAATCACGCCAACGAGAACTACGTAGGCCGCGACGGGACCACCGACCGTCTCGACATCACCCTCAAACCTGCCCAGAAGGTAGGGGCTTACGCGGTCATCGCCGTTCCGGCCGCCGGTCCCGTTCCCAAGCTCATCGTGAATGTTGAGGACGACAAGCAGGTGCTGCGCTACGATCTGCGCGGCAAGGTGAAGGCGCTTCCGGCTCCATTCGCCGACCCCTCGGACGCCGCGAAGGTCACGGCGCTGGAGGCCGTGCCGATGAAGGCGGGGGTGTACGGCCCGCTTGGGTACTTCGACCTGAAGCTCGACTCGGTCGCGGTGAGCACGAGCCCCATCAATGGTCGGGAACTTGAGAACGGGGAGCGCAATCTCGTTGCCGTCTTCACTGCTCGGAACGGTGTGGCGAAGACGGCAGAGGTTCGTTCTATCTTTTCGCGCACCTTCTCGTTCAAGCTGCGCGACACGGACGGCGAGGTCACCGAGTACGACGACAGTCCCCTGAAGGTGTCGCGTGACGAGAGCACGAGCGGCTCCTTGAAGCCTGGAGAGGAGGCGCGCTTCCGCGTGTACTTCAAGCTGCCTGCGAACGTGAAGGGACAGAGCATCAGCGTCGTCGAGGAGGAAGAATCACGTGCGCTCATCTTTGACGTGAGCGGAGCCAAGTAAAGAGATGTGGCAAGTTGTTGGAGACTGGAGTGGGGCTGAGGCTCCCAAAGGTCAGCGGCCTGAACTTCAGGCCGCCTGCCACACGGTTTCTCGCCACGTCGTAAAGGCCGCCTGCTGATGACGACGCCATAGAGCGGGAACGGTGGAGCGGGCAGGGTGGTGGAGATTCGTGATCCGGGCATGCAGTTCGAAAAAGCCCTGTGCCCGTTGTCGTGACCTGAATCCTCTCTGTTGCCGCTCCTGCCGCCATGTGGGGCGATGGGACTGCTCAATGGGGTTGTTGTGACGGGCGGTTGAGACAACTTGAACGTGCTCCACACCGTGGAGCACGAGGGATTCCCGAAGGGCTGCACCATCACTCCACAGCTCGTCAGTATGGATGAGCTCCGGAACATCGCCCCTCCCCAGTAGACGGTCGAAGAACGACTTGGCGGCCTCGGTATTTCGGTGTTCCTGAAGAAGGACGTTCAGCACGGCACCGTGTTCATCAACGGCCCGCCACAGCCAGTGCCGGACACCTCCGATGCTTGGACACCCCTCGTCCATGTACCACCGCGAGCCCCGCCTGGGTTCCCGGTAACGCCGCTCGTCAACGCTGAGCGGCGAAAAATCGACGTTCCACTCGCCAAGCGTGTCGTGACTGACGTCGAGCCCACGCTCCTGAAGCAGGGCCTGTCTGTCCCGATCGCTCAGCGGAAAGCGGTGGGACAGCTTTCTGGGCATGCCCGATGATACTTCCCTTTGAATCGGTGGCGATCGGGCTGATGGTCAGTCACTGGCGGCCACCCTACCGCTTAACCTGCCAGAACTCCTGGATGAGCTGCGAGAAGCACAAGAGAAAAAAAGATTGGCGGATAAAGATTTGCTCCCGGCTCTCGAGTCGGCTCGCGAAGTCTGCCTCCTCAGATTCGCTGCCCTCGCCCAGTGAGTCAAGCCATCAGACCAACATCAGCGTATAGCCGTTACAGTACCGCCATGCGCCGTCTTCCTTTTCTTTTGCTGGCCTCCCTCATGGGTGGCGCGCAAGCTGCTGTCCCTGCCCCGCTCACTGGAATCTGGCAATTGACTGGCAGCACCGCCAGCATCCGGCCGCTGCCCGCACCGCCTGAAGGTCAGCTGGTGATTGCGAATGAGGTTCACGGCAAAGTTGGATGTGGGACCTTCCGTGGCAGCATCAACGCGGCGGCTGGTGGACTTGAGTTGCAGGTCACCCCAGACGCTCCAGATCCCCGGGCCCGTTGCCTGTATGCGCTCCCCGGTCCGTTCCTGGAGGCCCTGAACGAAAGCACGCATTACGTCATCAGTTCGGACACGAAACTCCTGGTGCTCTACAGCAAAAAAGCGCGATTCGCGTTTAAACGCATTGGCTACGTCACACCCGCCAACAAGGGCGGTCAGCGTTAGAGAACGCTGATGAAAGGCGATCACTGATCGCTTTGAGTGCTGCGTGTTGGAGCGGTGGGCCGTCTGGAGGTCAGACGCCTTCGTCTAGGACTGGTAGAGGGCGGATGAACTGCGGCTGACGCAGGTCAGGCCGTAAGCCGTGTTGCAGCAGTTAATTCCATTCTTCGCTTCTCTTGGTCCAGACGAAATACGTTATTGGCAGAATGAGGCGGCAAAGCTCCCCTGAACTGATTGAGGGGGGTCTTTTTTCTTGTCTCAATCGGTGGATCCTGGTAACTGTGAGCTCTGCAGCATTTCAACCTTCGGCCCCTCTCGGTCCGCTCCCTTCGAATCACCAGACGCTTCTCGCCACACAAAAACGATTCGATAGAAGAGGTTCGTTCACATGTGGCCTCCATCCAACGTGGCGCTTCAACTCGACTTCGGAATCAAGAGTTTAGAACAGTCGGCAGTAGTGGTGAGGAAAAGCGTGGTATTCATGCCCTCATCGAATGTGGCCCCTGCGCCCTTTAAAAGTAGGGTGAGGTTCTCACCCATACGCGCTGTGTGGCTGCATAGCTTGCCTGGACACCTCACGCTGCAAGGATGAGCCTGCCAGCTGTTGGGCTGAAGTACGCTGGACTGACCACTGGGTGAACGGCACCTGGACGCGTTAAGATCGAACCATGAGTGAATCCGGTCCTGCCCTTTCACGTCGCGTGACGAGCCTGAATGTGGCGCGGTTGGCCGGTGTGGAACGCTCGACTGTCTCACTGGTGTTAAACGGCAAAGCAATGGGCCGTGTGACTCCCGCTGTGCAGGCCCTAGTCTGGCAGGCCGCCAATCAACTTGGCTACCGTCCAAACGCTGCGGCGCGTACCCTTCGCTTGGGGGAGCCACGTGCCGTGGCTCTGGTCGTCCCGCAAGCTGTCAATCCGTTTTTCGCACCGGTTCTGCATGGCGCCACGGTGGAAGCGCGGCGGCGCGGCTACGCGGTGGTGCTGATTGACGCTGAGGACGACGGAGCGTGGCATGAGCGCCTGCTCGATACCCTCTCGCGGCAATCCGTGTCCGGCCTCCTGCTGTGGAGCGCGCTTGATGACACCACTCTGGGTGCCTGGAGAGACCGCATTGTGCTGGTTGAAGACACCCGTTCTGGTGTCCCTTCTGTCCTGCTTGATGTCGAAAGTGGAACGCGCCAGGTGGCGAGTCACCTCCTGAAACTGGGTCACCGGCGTTTCGGTTACTTGGCTGCCCGCTCCCCGCATCCCACTTTCGCGCGCCGGAAGGCAGCCTTTCTTGAAGCCCTGAGGCAGGAGGCGGGCACCTTCGTATGGAACGAAGTTGATGCACCATTTGAATTGGACGCGGCACTGCAGGCGGCGGCAGCGCTTCTGCAAGACCCCCAACGGCCAACAGCCCTCTTTTGCGATGATGACCTGCTCGCCGCTGGTGCTTACAAGGCGGCGCGTTCTCTGGGGTTGCGTATTCCGGCAGACGTCTCGGTGGTGGGCTTTAATGATGTGCCACTGGCGCGCGTGCTGGAACCGGAATTAACGACAGTGGCGGCGGAGCCCTCTGTGCTGGGTGTGCGGGCGGTTGCCACGCTCCTTGATCTTCTCGAGGGGCAAATTGCCGCGCCGTTTGTCTTGGAGACACGCTTGATCGTGCGCGATTCCACAGGCTCACCCCCAGAGTAAAGAGGTCCTTGTTTTCGGAGGGGTCTCAGCGTACAGTCTAGTCACACGTGTGACTTAGGAGGTATGCTCGTGATACTTGCTGCCGGGTCCGTCAACATCGACACCACTCTCTACCTGCCGCACTTCCCCAGTGCAGGCGAAACGCTCCGTGGAATCCCCGCCTCACCCACTCTTGGCGGCAAGGGAGCAAACCAGGCAGCCGCCAGTGCCCGGTATGGCGTGCCCACCACCCTGCTCAGCCGCGTCAGCCACGATGATGACGAACGCCAGATCCCTGACCCCTGACGCGGTCCTCCCTCCTTTGCTGCACCTTCAGCTGATTCGTGACCCTCAATCCCCAACCGGTCAAGCCCACGTGTACCTCACCGCCGCCGACGAAAACCACATCGTCGTGCTACCCGGCGCCAATTACCAGCTGTGCCCCTCCGATATCCCAGACCTGGTGGGCGTTACGCACCTTCCCCTGCAACTGGAGACCCCTACCCCCACTGTTCAGACCCTGGCCCTGATGGGCCGCTCACAGCACGTGACAGTCGTCCTGAACGCCTCTCCCGCGACTGAGGTCACCCCTGAACTGCTCCGTGTCGTTGACCTTCTGATTGTGAATGAAGGCGAGGCGCGTGACCTTGCCCAGACCCCAGCTGAACCCCCCCTGCATCAGGTGGCCGCCACCCTGTGCCGCAGCGGACCCAGTGTGGTCATTACCCGCGGCGCACACGGCAGTCTGGCCCTTCACAACGATCCGCTCATTGATACTTCAGGCTACCCGGTCAAGGCCGTGAGCACGGTTGGTGCTGGAGACGCGTTCACCGGCACGTTCGTGGCGGCCCTGTCTCTCGGTACGCCTTGGGCAGAAGCCCTGATTCATGCCAATGCGGCAGGTGCACTCACCTGCACTCGTCCCGGTGCGCTTGAGGCGCAACCTTTCTGGCCAGAGCTCACCGCTTTTCTGCAGTCTCAAGGAGACCCGAATGAGAAAATTCATTATTGACACCGATACCGGCAGCGACGACGCTGTTGCCCTCGTCATGGCTCTACGAGACGAGACAGTCGATGTCCTGGCGCTCACAATCGTCGCTGGCAATGTCCCCATGAAGCAGGGTGCCCAGAACGCGCTGTATACCGTTGAGCTCTGCGGACGGACCACCCCAGTCTACGAAGGCCTGGCCGCACCGATCATGCGGCCCCTCCAGACCGCGCAGTTCGTTCATGGCGAGGATGGCATGGGTGACCTCGGCCTGCCCCTGTTTGGCCGCGTGCCTGCTGACGGACACGCCGTGGACATACTGATCGACACCATCAACCGCTTTCCCGGCGAAATCACGCTCGTGACCCTCGGGCCGTTGAGCAACGTCGCCTTGGCGCTGCTGCGTGACCCAAGCATTGCCGGCAAACTACACGCCTGCTATGTCATGGGCGGCGTCGGACAAGGCCCCGGCAACATCACGCCTGTGGGTGAATACAACATCTGGGCTGACCCAGAGGCCGCCGACATTGTCTTCAGTGCCGGCCTACCGCTGACCATGATCGGCTGGGATGTGTCCTGGAAGTACGCCACGTTCGCGCCTGATGACGTGCAGCGCCTGCGTGAGATCGGCACCCCCCTCGCTCACTTCTGTGTTGATATTCAAGCGGTTCTGGATGTCTGGGCCAAAGAGAATACTGACATCCCCGGGTTTGATCTGCCGGATCCGATTGCTATGGCGGTTGCTCTTGACGAACGGATCGCCACCACCATTCGTGAACGCTACGTCAAAGTAGAAACCCACAGTGAGCTGTGCCGCGGCCAAACGATGGTCGATCATCTTCGCTCCACCCAGCAACCCCCGAATACCCGTATCGTCCTGGACGCGGACCGCGACCGTTTTATGGCCATGCTGCACCGCGCGGTCGCTCCATCCCTGAGTCCGGCATGACCAGCGATCGCTTCCGCGTCCTGCCCAAAGTTGAACTGCACCTTCATCTCGATTGCTCACTAAGTTTCGGAGCTGTGCGCACCCTCAAGCCCGAGGTGACGTTTGACGAGTACAGTTCCGACTTCGTATCCCCCGCCCGAGTCACTGACCTGGCCGATCTCTTGCGGCGCAATGCCCGCAGTCTGGCACTGCAGCAGAATTCCCAAGGTCTTGAGCTGGCTGTGCATGACCTGATGCGTCAGTTGCGTGAAGACGGCGTCATCTACGCATAACTGCGCTTCGCACCTCTTCAGCATCTTGAAGCTGGACTTCAACCGGAACAGGTGGTGCAGATAGTCAATGACGCGCTGGAACAGGCCATTGTGGACACCGGGGTCGAAGCACGTCTCATTCTGTGTACGCTCCGGCACTTCTCTACAGCAGACAGTTTGCGCACGGCACATCTGGTGCATGCGTTCGAGGGCACTCTCGTGGTCGGACTCGACCTCGCTGGGAACGAAGCTGGCCACAGTCTCGACGCCCACATTGCGACCTTCGACTATGCCCACCAGCATGGCCTGTCCTGTACGGCGCACGCCGGCGAAGCTCTGGGCGCGCAGAGTGTCCTTGAGACGCTTGATCGGCTCAACCCGTCCCGTATCGGCCATGGAGTCCGCAGCATCGAAGAGCCTGCTCTGCTGAACGAACTCAAACGGCGCCACGTGCACCTGGAAGTGTGCCCGACTTGCAACATTCAGATCGGAATCTTCGAATCACTTTCTGCACACCCGGTGGACCAGCTGTACCGGGCCGGTGTTTCCGTCGGGATCAACACAGATACGCGGACCCTGACGCCCACCACTCTCAGCGCGGAGTACGCGCACTTGGCGGCCACATTCTGCTGGACCCACCATGATTTCCTTCGCAGCAACATGATGGCCCTCGACGCCAGCTTCGCTGAACCAGCCGTAAAAACCCGGCTTCAGTCGGTGCTCGAGCGCGCCTATGCCTGAGAGGTTCTGGCAACTTAACGTCAGTAGGCTGTTGAGCTGTGACTGCAAGCCCTATCGCCACCGTTTCCCCTCAGCGTCATTGGTGACGCCTTGCGGCTGTCTCACCGTTTTCCCCTCAGCCAACGTGACGTTCAGAGAACGCCTCCACGAGCGGGGCCTCCAGGTCAGTCACGAAAAGAAAGCGCCAGTGGAACATCAAATTATCTCCGCTTCTCGCCGAAGAATTGCCTCAGCGTGAGCCCCGCCGGGGCTCACGCTGGCTTTTGGACGTTACGGTGCGTCCAGGGCGGCGGGATACAGCACTGGTGGTGGCGGGCGGTTGATGAGCGGGGCGACGTCCTCGACCTCCTGCTTGAGGAACACCGAGAGACGAAAGCGGCCAAGTCCTTTTTCGTGCGCTTGTTGAGGGAATACGACGTGCCAGAGGTCCTTCACACCGAAAAATTGTGGAGCGATGGAGCAGCGCAACGGGAAATTCCCGTGCTCCACACCGTGGAGCACGTTCAAGTGGTTTCCACTGCCCGCGGCAACACCCTCGTGGAAGGGTCACATCGCAGGGCACAGCAACACGAACGGAGCCAGCTCGGCTTCAAACGACGGCGACAAACGCAGGAACTCCTCGCGCTCCACGCCCGAATCTCGAACCTTCACCACCATGCCCGAACAACCATCCCCGCTGTCCTTAACCGAAGCAACCAAACTGCAGCACTGCTCCTCTGGCACGAGGCGCTGCAGCAGGCGGCTTGAGAATCAAATCGCCTGCTGCGCAACTTCGGCCCCGCTGAGATTAAGTTGCCAGAACCCTGCTGCCTGAGGCGGTCGAGTTGTTGCGCGCCTGGAAAGAAGGTCAGGCCAGGCAGCGGGCGCGGCGCCAGTGCAAGGGCGAGCCCTGCAGAAAGGGTGACTTCGCCTTCACGCGTCCGGACGATGCGCCGCCCAACCCCGACTCGCTCCGGAAACTGTTCCACAAGCTGTGCGACAAATCGGGTGTCAGGACCAGCACCATCCACGGGCTGCGGCATACTTACGTCACGATGATGGCGGACTTGGGCGTATCGATCGACATCATTGCCAGGCTGGTGGGCCGTAAAAATTCCGACATCACGCGCGACGTGTACCGGCACCTGTTCGAGGGAAAGAGGCGGTCCAGTCCATGCCGCCCCTGTTCGGGGACGGCGACAGGCAATAGCAGCATGGAACAGAGATAGGAAAGCGCGGCCGCGCTTTCCCATGCCAAGATTAGGCTGAGTGGCCCGTCCACCGCCGCACCGCCCCGACACCGGCCTGTACAGCCTGGGTTGGAAACGCTCGCCGGCCGATCCGGTGGTCCTGAGCGGGCAGCTCAGCGGCGCGATGCTGCTCGAGGCGCTGGCCACCCTGGATGGCCAGGGACTGCTCCGCTGCTCCGGAGAACACGCAGTGACCGGAGCGTTTCATTCTTTTCCCTCGCTCACCCTCCGTTTCACCTTTACAGGAGACTTGATGGACTACCCGTCCGTTCACCGCCTCAGCAGCGAGATGCAGCGTCACCTGCACGGCCAACCTCAACTCGCCCGAACCTTCGCCCAGTGCTTTCCAAACACCCTGGAAACTACGGTCCGCCTGCTGGACGACGGCACCAGCTTCGTGTTCACCGGTGACATCCCGGCCATGTGGCTGCGGGACTCCTCGGCCCAGGTCAGCCCCTACCTGCCGCTCGCCCGCCATGATCCGGACCTGCGCCGCCTGATTTCGGGTCTGATCAGACGCCAGGCCGGGTATCTCGCCACCGACCCCTACGCCAACGCCTTCAACGCCCAACCCGACGGCAGCGGCCACACGGGTGATCTTCCCCCGCAGGGATCCTGGGTCTGGGAGCGCAAGTTTGAGCTGGATTCGCTGTGCTACCCGGTGTCGCTGCTGTGGCGCTACTGGCAGGCCACGGACGACCGCAGCGTGTTCACACCGGGGGTCGTGCGGATGCTGGACATCGTGCTGGGCGTGATGCGCACCGAGCAGCGTCACGAGACCTCGCCCTACCGCTTCGAGCGCCCTGACCCCCTGTTGCCCAGCGACACCCTGCCCCGAGGCGGCCGCGGCTCGCCGGTAGGCTTCACGGGGATGGTCTGGTCGGGTTTTCGCCCCAGCGACGACGCCTGCACCTACGGCTACTTGTTGCCGGCCAACATGTTCGCGGTCGTTGTGCTCGGTCAGCTGGCTCAGATGGCCAAGGAGGTGCTGGATGATCAAGAGTTGGCCACACGTGCCTTGACTTTGCAGGCGGAGATCGAGCGCGGCATCCAGACCCACGGTGTGGTCGAGCACTCTACCTATGGACGGATGTACGCCTACGAAACGGATGGCCTGGGCCATCACCTGCTGATGGACGACGCCAACGTGCCCAGCCTGCTCTCCATACCGTACCTGGGCTACCGCCCGGCCGACGACCCCATCTACCGGAACACCCGGCGCTTCGTGCTCAGCCCGGACAATCCATACTTCTTCCAGGGGCGCCAGGCGGCGGGCGTGGGGAGTCCGCATACGCCGGGCGGGCTGATCTGGCCGATCGCTCTGGCCATGCAGGGGCTGACCTCGACTGATCCGCAGGAGCAGAGCCGTCTGCTGGACACGCTGTGCGCCACCACCGGCGGCACCGACTACATGCATGAGAGCTTCCACCCGGACGCCCCCACCCACTTCACCCGGCCCTGGTTTGCCTGGGCCAACAGCCTGTTCGCGGAGTTCGTTCTGCACGTCAAGGGGCGCAACCTGATCCCGGACGCCCACGCCGGAAGAGCCCTGTGACCGCGCGCCCCTGGCCCGATCTGAGTTCTAACCGGTGTCCCCTGAGCCCGCGCCCGGAGCGCCTGGGCTGGCTGACTCCGGTTTCCGAAGAAGAGCGAAGAGCGCCGTGGGGCGACGGCCCTTCACGCCCGGCTGAACCCCGACGGCTCTCTGTATCTACGCGGGCTGCTCGCGCCGGAGACCGTGCTTGACTTCCGCCGCTATTTCTTCGAGACCCTCGCGCCTAGCGGCCTGACCCGGCCCGGCACCCCGCCCCAGGAGGGCCTCGCTGGGCCCCACCCGGAGGCGGCAGAGGTGCGCGCGACGCTGTTCGGCGAGAGATCGTTCCCGGCGAGCGCTATGAGGCGCTGTGCCGGGCCCCGGAACTGCTGGGGGTGTTCCGAGACCTGCTGGGTCCAAACCTGCACCGCTGCAAACTGATCCGCCACGTGCGTCTTGATTCAAAGGGAGGCTGCGTGGCGCTGCACAGGACTACCGTGACGTCGTGACGCTCGGCCGCTTCCCGCAGCAGGGCGATGGCTGGCGCCAGGACGTGGTGCGGCAGGGCCTGCACCTCATCCA from Deinococcus humi includes:
- a CDS encoding nucleoside hydrolase; amino-acid sequence: MRKFIIDTDTGSDDAVALVMALRDETVDVLALTIVAGNVPMKQGAQNALYTVELCGRTTPVYEGLAAPIMRPLQTAQFVHGEDGMGDLGLPLFGRVPADGHAVDILIDTINRFPGEITLVTLGPLSNVALALLRDPSIAGKLHACYVMGGVGQGPGNITPVGEYNIWADPEAADIVFSAGLPLTMIGWDVSWKYATFAPDDVQRLREIGTPLAHFCVDIQAVLDVWAKENTDIPGFDLPDPIAMAVALDERIATTIRERYVKVETHSELCRGQTMVDHLRSTQQPPNTRIVLDADRDRFMAMLHRAVAPSLSPA
- a CDS encoding PfkB family carbohydrate kinase, whose translation is MLVILAAGSVNIDTTLYLPHFPSAGETLRGIPASPTLGGKGANQAAASARYGVPTTLLSRVSHDDDERQIPDP
- a CDS encoding LacI family DNA-binding transcriptional regulator yields the protein MSESGPALSRRVTSLNVARLAGVERSTVSLVLNGKAMGRVTPAVQALVWQAANQLGYRPNAAARTLRLGEPRAVALVVPQAVNPFFAPVLHGATVEARRRGYAVVLIDAEDDGAWHERLLDTLSRQSVSGLLLWSALDDTTLGAWRDRIVLVEDTRSGVPSVLLDVESGTRQVASHLLKLGHRRFGYLAARSPHPTFARRKAAFLEALRQEAGTFVWNEVDAPFELDAALQAAAALLQDPQRPTALFCDDDLLAAGAYKAARSLGLRIPADVSVVGFNDVPLARVLEPELTTVAAEPSVLGVRAVATLLDLLEGQIAAPFVLETRLIVRDSTGSPPE
- a CDS encoding glycoside hydrolase family 125 protein → MARPPPHRPDTGLYSLGWKRSPADPVVLSGQLSGAMLLEALATLDGQGLLRCSGEHAVTGAFHSFPSLTLRFTFTGDLMDYPSVHRLSSEMQRHLHGQPQLARTFAQCFPNTLETTVRLLDDGTSFVFTGDIPAMWLRDSSAQVSPYLPLARHDPDLRRLISGLIRRQAGYLATDPYANAFNAQPDGSGHTGDLPPQGSWVWERKFELDSLCYPVSLLWRYWQATDDRSVFTPGVVRMLDIVLGVMRTEQRHETSPYRFERPDPLLPSDTLPRGGRGSPVGFTGMVWSGFRPSDDACTYGYLLPANMFAVVVLGQLAQMAKEVLDDQELATRALTLQAEIERGIQTHGVVEHSTYGRMYAYETDGLGHHLLMDDANVPSLLSIPYLGYRPADDPIYRNTRRFVLSPDNPYFFQGRQAAGVGSPHTPGGLIWPIALAMQGLTSTDPQEQSRLLDTLCATTGGTDYMHESFHPDAPTHFTRPWFAWANSLFAEFVLHVKGRNLIPDAHAGRAL
- the add gene encoding adenosine deaminase, which translates into the protein MRFAPLQHLEAGLQPEQVVQIVNDALEQAIVDTGVEARLILCTLRHFSTADSLRTAHLVHAFEGTLVVGLDLAGNEAGHSLDAHIATFDYAHQHGLSCTAHAGEALGAQSVLETLDRLNPSRIGHGVRSIEEPALLNELKRRHVHLEVCPTCNIQIGIFESLSAHPVDQLYRAGVSVGINTDTRTLTPTTLSAEYAHLAATFCWTHHDFLRSNMMALDASFAEPAVKTRLQSVLERAYA
- a CDS encoding tyrosine-type recombinase/integrase, encoding MLRAWKEGQARQRARRQCKGEPCRKGDFAFTRPDDAPPNPDSLRKLFHKLCDKSGVRTSTIHGLRHTYVTMMADLGVSIDIIARLVGRKNSDITRDVYRHLFEGKRRSSPCRPCSGTATGNSSMEQR
- a CDS encoding META domain-containing protein, giving the protein MRRLPFLLLASLMGGAQAAVPAPLTGIWQLTGSTASIRPLPAPPEGQLVIANEVHGKVGCGTFRGSINAAAGGLELQVTPDAPDPRARCLYALPGPFLEALNESTHYVISSDTKLLVLYSKKARFAFKRIGYVTPANKGGQR
- a CDS encoding PfkB family carbohydrate kinase, producing MTNARSLTPDAVLPPLLHLQLIRDPQSPTGQAHVYLTAADENHIVVLPGANYQLCPSDIPDLVGVTHLPLQLETPTPTVQTLALMGRSQHVTVVLNASPATEVTPELLRVVDLLIVNEGEARDLAQTPAEPPLHQVAATLCRSGPSVVITRGAHGSLALHNDPLIDTSGYPVKAVSTVGAGDAFTGTFVAALSLGTPWAEALIHANAAGALTCTRPGALEAQPFWPELTAFLQSQGDPNEKIHY